Genomic DNA from Streptacidiphilus rugosus AM-16:
CCGCTTCGGGTCTTCGCAGAATTCATCCGCACACTGCCGGTCCGGGCCCCCCAATGGTACGGCCCCGCACCCCCCGATCGGCGGGGTTGCGGGGCCGAAATGGTGTAGACCAAGTCACGAGCCGGTTAAGGCCGGCGCGTGCGTGTGACGGACAGGTCCGCAGGTCAGACCGTGTGCGCGTCGGTGAGGGTGAGCACCTCGTCGAGGATCGACAGGCCTTCCTTGACCTCGGCCTCGGAGACGTTGCACGGCGGCACGACATGGAAGCGGTTCATGTTCGTGAAGGGCCACAGACCGCGCTTCTTGCACTCGCCCGCCAGCTCCAGCATCGGCGCGTTGGCGGCGCCGGCCGCGTTGTACGGGGTGAGCGGCTCGCGGGTCTCGCGGTTCTTCACCAGCTCGACGGCCCAGAAGACGCCCAGGCCGCGGACCTCGCCGATGGACGGGTGGCGCTCGGCCATCGCCCGCAGCTCGGGGCCGATCACGTTCTCGCCGATGTGCTTGGCGTTCTCCACGATGCCCTCCTCGGCCATCGCGTTGATCGTCGCCACGGCGGAGGCGCAGGCCAGCGGGTGCCCCGAGTAGGTCAGGCCGCCGGGGAAGGGGCGCTCGGCGAAGGTGGCTGCGATCTCGCCGCTGATGGCGACGCCGCCCAGCGGGACGTAGCCGGAGTTGACGCCCTTGGCGAAGGTCAGCAGGTCGGGCGTGACGCCCCAGTGGTCCGCGGCGAACCACTCGCCGGTGCGGCCGAAGCCGGCCATGACCTCGTCGAGGATGAAGACGATGCCGTAGCGGTCACAGATCTCGCGGACCCCGGCGAGGTAGCCGGCCGGCGGGATCAGGATGCCCGCGGTGCCGACGACGGTCTCCAGGACGATCGCGGCGACGGTCTGCGGACCCTCGAAGGCGATGGTCGCCTCCAGGTGGGCCAGCGCGCGCTCGCACTCCTGCGCCTCGTTCTCGGCGTGGAAGTTGGAGCGGTAGGTGTAGGGGCCCCAGAAGTGCACGATCCCGGAGACGCCGGTCTCGTTCGGCCAGCGGCGCGGGTCGCCGGTCATGGCGATCGCGTTGGCGGTGGCGCCGTGGTACGAGCGGTAGGTGGAGAGCACCTTCTGACGGCCGGTGTGCAGGCGCGCCATGCGGATGGCGTTCTCGTTGGCCTCGGCGCCGCCGTTGGTGAAGAAGATCTTGTCCAGGTCGCCCGGCGTGCGCTCGGCGATCAGGCGCGCAGCCTCGGAGCGGGCCTCGACGGCGAAGGCCGGCGCGAAGGTGCAGAGCTTGGCGGCCTGCTCCTGGATCGCGGCGACGACCTTCGGGTGCTGGTGACCGATGTTGGTGTTGACCAGCTG
This window encodes:
- a CDS encoding aspartate aminotransferase family protein produces the protein MTISPDPAAGQAVKAADRAHVFHSWSAQSLIDPLAVAGAEGSYFWDFEGKRYLDFSSQLVNTNIGHQHPKVVAAIQEQAAKLCTFAPAFAVEARSEAARLIAERTPGDLDKIFFTNGGAEANENAIRMARLHTGRQKVLSTYRSYHGATANAIAMTGDPRRWPNETGVSGIVHFWGPYTYRSNFHAENEAQECERALAHLEATIAFEGPQTVAAIVLETVVGTAGILIPPAGYLAGVREICDRYGIVFILDEVMAGFGRTGEWFAADHWGVTPDLLTFAKGVNSGYVPLGGVAISGEIAATFAERPFPGGLTYSGHPLACASAVATINAMAEEGIVENAKHIGENVIGPELRAMAERHPSIGEVRGLGVFWAVELVKNRETREPLTPYNAAGAANAPMLELAGECKKRGLWPFTNMNRFHVVPPCNVSEAEVKEGLSILDEVLTLTDAHTV